One window of the Posidoniimonas polymericola genome contains the following:
- a CDS encoding sodium/solute symporter, with the protein MGIDPAVWIFLAFVGLTLGISFYLGRQASSSQGYFAAHGQIPWFVNGVAFAGDYLSAASFLGICGLIAFKGYDGFLYSIGFLAGWIVALFVVAEPMKRLGKFTFADALNHRFDSPGIKIAAGVSTLAVSVFYLIPQMVGAGALVYPLLGWPPWAGVVVVGAVVILIVVTAGMVSTTWVQFLKGSLLVIFSAVLTVLILGRGFTVTDRPIEQQVIVRSESGVTVNGQPADEEAAAAAERPISEVVSLPDGEKSTGPLGPLEFFSTLQNSEVVLWTKDGPTSVDGVETTTYTPTKKPGADVMKPGEKFTGIRSDKLVDKLNFLSLMLALFCGTASLPHILIRYYTVRDEAAARKSTIVGIACIGFFYVLTLYLGLGAMTSGEIFNFNSNMAAPLLAKTIDPTLFAIISAIAFTTVLGTVSGLILASAGAVAHDLVETMAIEDLTDHQRVRIAKIASVVVGAIAIALGIVFETMNVGYLVGWAFSVAASANLPALVMLLFWERTTKQGIIAAILMGMVSSLAWILLSEDTFTMVYGLESGWLTPFSQPGIVTIPLGFLTLVVVSLMTPRHEDAAAA; encoded by the coding sequence ATGGGCATCGACCCCGCTGTCTGGATCTTTCTGGCGTTTGTCGGGCTGACGCTCGGCATCAGCTTCTACCTCGGCCGTCAGGCGAGCAGCTCGCAGGGCTACTTCGCCGCGCACGGTCAGATCCCGTGGTTTGTGAACGGCGTGGCGTTCGCCGGCGACTACCTCTCCGCGGCGTCGTTCCTAGGCATCTGCGGCCTGATCGCCTTCAAGGGGTACGACGGGTTCCTCTACTCCATCGGCTTCCTGGCGGGCTGGATCGTGGCCCTGTTTGTCGTGGCCGAGCCGATGAAGCGGCTTGGAAAATTCACCTTCGCCGACGCGCTAAACCACCGCTTCGACTCGCCCGGCATCAAGATCGCCGCCGGCGTCAGCACGCTGGCGGTGAGCGTGTTCTACCTGATCCCGCAGATGGTCGGCGCCGGCGCGTTGGTCTACCCGCTGCTGGGCTGGCCGCCGTGGGCCGGCGTAGTCGTAGTCGGCGCCGTGGTGATCCTGATTGTTGTAACCGCCGGCATGGTCTCGACCACGTGGGTGCAGTTCCTCAAGGGCTCGCTGCTGGTGATCTTCAGCGCGGTGCTGACCGTGCTGATCCTCGGCCGCGGCTTCACCGTGACCGACCGCCCGATTGAGCAGCAGGTGATCGTCCGCTCCGAGTCAGGCGTTACAGTCAACGGCCAGCCCGCCGACGAGGAAGCGGCCGCCGCGGCCGAGCGGCCGATCAGCGAGGTCGTCTCGCTGCCGGACGGAGAAAAGAGCACCGGGCCGCTCGGCCCGCTCGAGTTCTTCAGCACGCTGCAGAACAGCGAGGTCGTGCTGTGGACCAAGGACGGCCCAACAAGCGTCGACGGCGTCGAAACCACCACCTACACGCCCACCAAGAAGCCGGGCGCCGACGTCATGAAGCCGGGCGAGAAGTTCACCGGCATCCGCAGTGACAAGCTGGTCGACAAGCTCAACTTCCTGTCGCTGATGCTGGCGTTGTTCTGCGGCACCGCGTCGCTGCCGCACATCCTGATCCGCTACTACACCGTCCGCGACGAGGCCGCCGCCCGCAAGAGCACGATCGTCGGCATCGCGTGCATCGGCTTCTTCTACGTGCTGACGCTGTACCTCGGCCTGGGGGCGATGACCAGCGGGGAGATCTTCAACTTCAACTCCAACATGGCCGCGCCGCTGCTGGCTAAGACCATCGACCCCACGCTGTTCGCCATCATCTCGGCGATTGCCTTCACCACGGTGCTCGGCACCGTCAGCGGCCTGATCCTGGCCTCGGCCGGCGCCGTCGCCCACGACCTCGTCGAAACCATGGCCATCGAGGACCTCACCGACCACCAGCGGGTGAGGATCGCCAAGATCGCCTCGGTCGTGGTCGGGGCGATCGCCATCGCGCTTGGCATCGTGTTCGAAACGATGAACGTCGGCTACCTGGTCGGCTGGGCGTTTAGTGTCGCCGCGTCGGCCAACCTCCCCGCGCTGGTGATGCTGCTGTTCTGGGAGCGGACCACCAAGCAGGGCATCATCGCCGCCATCCTCATGGGCATGGTGAGCTCGCTCGCCTGGATCCTGCTGAGCGAGGACACCTTCACGATGGTCTACGGCCTGGAGTCCGGCTGGCTCACCCCGTTCAGCCAGCCGGGGATCGTGACGATCCCGCTCGGCTTCCTGACGCTGGTCGTGGTGTCGCTGATGACGCCGCGGCACGAGGACGCGGCGGCGGCGTAA
- a CDS encoding DUF485 domain-containing protein, whose translation MAQRNARIGLRLFLVYLVFYGGFVLLTAFKPEAMEATPAAGVNLAIWYGFALIIVAFVLAMIYGWMCRGSQDANGAGGQK comes from the coding sequence ATGGCTCAACGCAACGCCCGGATCGGCCTCCGGCTGTTCCTCGTGTACCTGGTGTTCTACGGCGGCTTCGTGCTGCTAACTGCCTTCAAGCCAGAAGCGATGGAGGCCACGCCGGCGGCCGGCGTGAACCTCGCCATCTGGTACGGGTTCGCCCTGATCATCGTGGCGTTCGTGCTGGCGATGATCTACGGCTGGATGTGCCGCGGCTCGCAGGACGCCAACGGCGCGGGGGGGCAGAAGTAA
- the can gene encoding carbonate dehydratase, whose amino-acid sequence MRALPELFQKNADWSRKTTEADPAFFDRLSKQQAPKYLWIGCADSRVPANQVVGLDPGELFVHRNVANLVVHSDVNCLSVVQYAVEALKVEHIIVCGHYGCGGVAAALAEQKLGLIENWLRYIQDVRNEHRQHLDSITDPTAKVNRLCELNVIAQVANLCRTTIVRDAWDRAQPLAVHGWIYGLNDGRLRDLGMCVKAACELDERKASSVQLTGGATPIPPSETIA is encoded by the coding sequence ATGAGAGCCCTCCCCGAACTGTTCCAGAAGAACGCCGACTGGTCCCGCAAGACCACCGAGGCCGACCCCGCGTTCTTCGACCGGCTGTCGAAGCAGCAGGCGCCCAAGTACCTGTGGATCGGCTGCGCCGACAGCCGCGTGCCGGCCAACCAGGTGGTGGGCCTCGACCCGGGCGAGCTGTTCGTGCACCGCAACGTGGCGAACCTGGTCGTGCACTCGGACGTCAACTGCTTGTCGGTCGTGCAGTACGCGGTCGAGGCGCTGAAGGTCGAGCACATCATTGTCTGCGGCCACTACGGCTGCGGCGGCGTCGCGGCGGCGCTCGCCGAGCAGAAGCTGGGGCTGATCGAGAACTGGCTCCGCTACATCCAGGACGTCCGCAACGAGCACCGGCAGCACCTCGATTCGATCACCGACCCGACCGCGAAGGTCAACCGCCTGTGCGAGCTGAACGTAATCGCCCAGGTCGCGAACCTCTGCCGCACCACCATCGTCCGCGACGCCTGGGACCGGGCGCAGCCGCTGGCCGTGCACGGCTGGATCTACGGCCTCAACGACGGCCGGCTCCGCGACCTCGGCATGTGCGTCAAGGCCGCCTGCGAGCTCGACGAGCGCAAGGCGAGTTCCGTCCAGCTGACCGGCGGCGCCACGCCGATCCCCCCCAGCGAGACCATCGCCTAG
- a CDS encoding SulP family inorganic anion transporter: MNASTFKQDLMASFVVFLVALPLCMGIAIASGVPVAAGLITGIVGGLVVGFIAGCPLQVSGPAAGLTVIILDLVREFGLESLGVAVLMAGLLQGAAGLLRLGQWFRAVSPAVVRGMLAGIGVLIIGSQLHVMVDDKPKGNGIENLVTIPQAVAKSFAWPSVQSQESRRFRRDMLQEVGELHRRQQDLEERVAEIYPHVHNPELEYTETQRTADAADLEALAVVQQAIQDDLESATAKLQRLDEHFATPQRAARAAAAADAAVEQNHAALAAFSGGDPAAILTEQDASVAAIQKLLVSLKNHHFAAWVGVLSILSIIGWQFVPKSLKLIPGPLVAVCVGTLIAAAFALPVLYVEIPDRLWEGVHLPSWAVVHETGIAALLKSAILIAVVASAETLLCATAVDQLHNGVRTNYDRELFAQGVGNTVCGVLGVLPMTGVIVRSSANIQAGGQTRASAILHGVWLLLFVAVFGFLLRQIPTACLAAILVYTGFKLVNINDIRKLANYGKSEVLIYFATVITIVAEDLLTGVLVGIALAAFKLLYTFSHLEAHLRTDADNERICRLQLHGAATFIRLPMLAAELEKVPPGCELHVDFQDLRYIDHACLELMMTWAKQHENTGGRLVIDWESLHARFSPVGQSPRSAEAAPR; the protein is encoded by the coding sequence ATGAACGCAAGCACGTTCAAACAAGACCTGATGGCGTCGTTCGTGGTGTTCCTGGTGGCGCTGCCACTCTGCATGGGCATCGCGATCGCGTCGGGCGTGCCGGTGGCGGCGGGGCTGATCACCGGCATCGTGGGCGGGCTGGTGGTGGGGTTCATCGCGGGCTGCCCGCTGCAGGTGAGCGGCCCGGCGGCCGGCCTGACGGTGATCATCCTCGATCTGGTGCGGGAGTTCGGCCTGGAGTCGCTCGGCGTGGCGGTGCTGATGGCGGGGCTGCTGCAGGGCGCCGCCGGTCTGCTCCGCTTGGGCCAATGGTTCCGCGCGGTCTCGCCGGCGGTGGTGCGGGGGATGCTGGCCGGCATCGGTGTGCTGATCATCGGCAGCCAGCTGCACGTGATGGTCGACGACAAGCCGAAGGGCAACGGCATTGAGAACCTGGTGACCATCCCGCAGGCGGTGGCCAAGTCGTTCGCGTGGCCGAGCGTGCAGAGCCAGGAGTCACGCCGCTTCCGCCGCGACATGCTGCAGGAAGTCGGCGAGCTGCACCGCCGGCAGCAGGACCTTGAGGAGCGGGTCGCGGAGATCTACCCGCACGTGCACAACCCGGAGCTCGAGTACACCGAGACGCAACGCACCGCCGACGCCGCCGACCTCGAGGCCCTGGCCGTCGTGCAGCAGGCGATCCAGGACGACCTCGAGTCCGCGACCGCCAAGCTGCAGCGGCTCGACGAGCACTTCGCCACCCCCCAGCGGGCCGCCCGGGCGGCGGCGGCGGCCGACGCGGCGGTCGAGCAGAACCACGCGGCGCTGGCGGCATTCAGCGGGGGCGACCCGGCGGCGATCCTCACCGAGCAGGACGCGTCGGTGGCGGCGATCCAGAAGCTGCTGGTCAGCCTCAAGAACCACCACTTCGCGGCGTGGGTCGGGGTGCTGTCGATCCTGTCGATCATCGGCTGGCAGTTCGTCCCGAAGTCGCTGAAGCTGATCCCCGGCCCACTGGTGGCGGTCTGCGTCGGGACGCTCATCGCCGCGGCGTTCGCGCTGCCGGTGCTGTACGTGGAGATCCCCGACCGGCTGTGGGAGGGCGTGCACCTGCCGTCGTGGGCCGTGGTGCACGAGACCGGCATCGCGGCGCTCCTGAAGAGCGCGATCCTGATCGCCGTGGTCGCCAGCGCCGAGACCCTGCTGTGCGCCACCGCGGTCGACCAGCTGCACAACGGCGTCCGCACCAATTACGATCGCGAGCTGTTCGCGCAGGGGGTCGGCAACACGGTGTGCGGTGTGCTCGGCGTGCTGCCGATGACCGGCGTGATTGTCCGCAGCTCGGCCAACATCCAGGCGGGCGGTCAGACCCGCGCGTCGGCCATCCTGCACGGCGTGTGGCTGCTGCTGTTTGTGGCGGTGTTCGGCTTCCTGCTGCGGCAGATCCCCACCGCGTGCCTGGCGGCGATCCTGGTCTACACCGGCTTCAAGCTGGTCAACATCAATGACATCCGCAAGCTGGCCAACTACGGCAAGAGCGAGGTCCTGATTTACTTCGCAACAGTCATCACGATTGTCGCCGAGGACCTGCTGACCGGCGTGCTGGTCGGCATCGCTCTGGCCGCATTCAAGCTGCTGTACACCTTCAGCCACCTCGAGGCCCACCTCCGCACCGACGCCGACAACGAGCGCATCTGCCGGCTGCAGCTGCACGGCGCAGCGACCTTCATCCGCCTGCCGATGCTGGCGGCGGAGCTCGAGAAGGTCCCCCCCGGGTGCGAGCTGCACGTCGACTTCCAGGACCTCCGCTACATCGATCACGCCTGCCTGGAGCTGATGATGACCTGGGCCAAGCAGCACGAGAACACCGGCGGGCGGCTCGTGATCGACTGGGAATCGCTGCACGCGCGTTTCAGCCCGGTCGGACAGTCGCCCCGGTCTGCCGAAGCAGCCCCGCGCTAG
- a CDS encoding DUF4142 domain-containing protein has translation MSNKLAMAMAVTLGLPIAAVAQQSITEPTAQGVDSPLAAPLQEQPLQDQAMREDLRQQQDGTAPLRRQANFRGDQDSQSQSSQSSSQANQELIHYLAAKLMLANQCEVEAATMAAERAQHDDVKNLANKIKQSHEQLNQQLKQAMPGLKSIEGMAFASATGDANRRSATNNAAGGARLGEPVDRFNSRTDRNDPAGVDQYGADMNTRNQVADRGASTDAPQRSGQDGQQGDFLDGGAQTLIDITRRAAENNHQMVKRELSEKQGLEFDRCFVNQQIGAHMWMHSELKAIQDLGPSSFTSIVQESEQQVKSHLDAAKKLAKKLESDSQRSDRNPVQDAARDAYQN, from the coding sequence ATGAGTAACAAGCTAGCAATGGCGATGGCAGTCACGTTGGGTCTGCCAATCGCCGCGGTCGCTCAACAATCAATCACCGAGCCAACCGCCCAAGGTGTCGACTCTCCGCTCGCGGCGCCGCTGCAGGAACAGCCGCTGCAAGACCAAGCGATGCGAGAAGATCTGAGGCAGCAGCAAGACGGCACGGCTCCGCTGCGTCGCCAGGCCAACTTCCGCGGCGACCAAGACTCGCAGTCGCAGAGTAGCCAATCGAGCAGCCAGGCCAACCAAGAGCTGATCCACTACTTGGCGGCCAAGCTGATGCTGGCCAACCAGTGTGAAGTAGAAGCGGCCACCATGGCTGCCGAGCGTGCGCAGCACGACGACGTCAAGAACCTCGCCAACAAAATCAAGCAGTCGCACGAGCAGCTCAACCAGCAGCTCAAGCAGGCCATGCCTGGTTTGAAGAGTATCGAAGGGATGGCGTTCGCCAGCGCCACCGGGGACGCCAACCGCCGCTCGGCGACCAACAACGCCGCTGGGGGAGCCCGTTTGGGCGAACCGGTCGACCGCTTCAACAGCCGCACCGATCGCAATGACCCCGCAGGCGTGGACCAGTACGGCGCCGACATGAACACCCGCAACCAGGTCGCGGACCGCGGCGCCAGCACGGACGCGCCGCAGCGTAGCGGGCAGGATGGACAGCAGGGCGACTTCCTCGACGGCGGCGCCCAGACGCTCATCGACATCACCCGCCGGGCGGCGGAGAACAACCACCAGATGGTCAAGCGTGAGCTGAGCGAGAAGCAGGGTCTGGAGTTCGACCGCTGCTTCGTGAACCAGCAGATTGGCGCCCACATGTGGATGCACTCGGAGCTGAAGGCCATCCAGGACCTTGGCCCCAGCAGCTTCACGAGCATTGTGCAGGAGTCTGAGCAGCAGGTGAAGTCGCACCTGGACGCCGCCAAGAAGCTGGCGAAGAAGCTGGAGAGCGATTCGCAGCGCAGCGACCGTAACCCGGTCCAGGACGCGGCCCGCGACGCCTACCAGAACTAA
- a CDS encoding alpha-keto acid decarboxylase family protein, with translation MTRGAISRDPNGAGLSIGGYLLQRLQDYGVGHVFGIPGDYVLSFYTMLEESPLEAIGCTREDCAGFAADAYARVNGMGALCVTYCVGGLSVCNSVAGAYAEKSPVVMITGSPGLRERIHNPLLHHMVRNWRTQYDVFEKLCVAGAELSDPLTAFREIDRVLAACQRFSRPVYLEIPRDMVRVTPDAAPPFESPPSESDPHALAEAVEETAARIRDARQPVLLLGVEVHRFGLQDLALRLAESAGIPIAATMLGKGVIAETHPLYMGLYEGALGRAEVTKYVEQSDCVLMLGTFMTDINLGIYTANLDLGNCIYATSEELRVRRHHYHDVRLEDFLKQLVEAAPKPSSPPPPAPTEWDKPAFALQPEEPLSVMRLVARLDGQLTKDTIVIADIGDSLFASTELTTHGGTEFLSPAYYTSMGFATPAALGACVARPDARVVALVGDGAFQMTGSEFSSLARRGASAIVIVLDNGGYNTERLLHPGDYRFNDVQPWAYHKLPELVGGGRGYEVRTEAQFDAALTAAWNDHTGPSLIHAHLTGEPSTALKRLGERMQRTVVGD, from the coding sequence ATGACACGCGGAGCCATCTCTCGGGACCCTAACGGCGCCGGCCTGTCGATCGGCGGCTACCTGCTCCAGCGGCTGCAGGACTACGGCGTCGGCCACGTGTTCGGCATCCCCGGCGACTACGTCCTCTCGTTCTACACCATGCTCGAGGAGAGCCCGCTCGAGGCGATCGGCTGCACCCGCGAGGACTGCGCCGGCTTCGCCGCCGACGCGTACGCGCGCGTCAACGGCATGGGCGCCCTCTGCGTGACCTACTGTGTCGGCGGGCTGAGCGTGTGCAACTCGGTCGCCGGCGCGTACGCAGAGAAGTCCCCCGTGGTGATGATCACCGGCTCGCCCGGCCTCCGCGAAAGGATCCACAATCCACTCCTGCACCACATGGTCCGCAACTGGCGCACCCAGTACGACGTGTTCGAAAAGCTGTGCGTCGCGGGCGCCGAGCTCAGCGACCCGCTGACCGCCTTCCGTGAGATCGACCGCGTGCTGGCCGCGTGCCAGCGGTTCAGCCGCCCGGTCTACCTCGAGATCCCCCGCGACATGGTCCGCGTCACGCCCGACGCTGCTCCGCCCTTCGAATCGCCCCCCTCCGAGTCCGACCCGCACGCCCTCGCCGAGGCGGTCGAGGAGACCGCCGCCCGCATCCGCGACGCCCGCCAGCCGGTGCTGCTGCTGGGGGTCGAGGTGCACCGCTTCGGCCTGCAGGACCTGGCGCTGCGGCTCGCGGAGTCGGCCGGCATCCCGATCGCCGCCACGATGCTCGGCAAGGGCGTCATCGCCGAGACCCACCCGCTCTACATGGGCCTGTACGAGGGCGCCCTCGGCCGCGCCGAGGTGACCAAGTACGTCGAACAAAGCGACTGCGTGCTCATGCTCGGCACCTTCATGACCGACATCAACCTCGGCATCTACACCGCCAACCTCGACCTGGGCAACTGCATCTACGCCACGAGCGAGGAGCTGCGTGTCCGCCGCCACCACTACCACGACGTCCGCCTCGAGGACTTCCTCAAGCAGCTCGTCGAGGCCGCGCCCAAACCCTCCTCGCCGCCGCCGCCCGCCCCCACCGAGTGGGACAAGCCCGCCTTCGCCCTGCAGCCCGAAGAGCCGCTGTCGGTCATGCGGCTGGTCGCGCGGCTCGACGGACAGCTCACCAAGGACACCATCGTGATCGCCGACATCGGCGACTCGCTGTTCGCGTCGACCGAGCTCACCACGCACGGCGGCACGGAGTTTCTCAGCCCCGCCTACTACACCTCGATGGGCTTCGCCACGCCGGCCGCGCTGGGGGCCTGCGTCGCGCGGCCCGACGCGCGGGTCGTGGCCCTGGTCGGCGACGGCGCCTTCCAGATGACCGGTTCGGAGTTCAGCAGCCTCGCCCGCCGCGGCGCGAGCGCCATCGTGATCGTGCTCGACAACGGCGGCTACAACACCGAGCGGCTCCTCCACCCGGGCGACTACCGCTTCAACGACGTGCAGCCCTGGGCGTACCACAAGCTGCCCGAGCTGGTCGGCGGCGGCCGCGGCTACGAGGTCCGCACCGAGGCCCAATTCGACGCCGCCCTGACCGCCGCCTGGAACGACCACACCGGCCCGAGCCTGATCCACGCCCACCTGACCGGCGAGCCAAGCACCGCGCTCAAACGCCTCGGCGAGCGGATGCAACGCACGGTGGTCGGGGATTAG
- a CDS encoding phosphatase PAP2 family protein: protein MDFKRLKQRLLSEPAIIGALILASGGVWAFCEIADEVLEGDSHEIDKRLVLAMRNADDLTDPIGPKWFEEMMRDFTALGGVAVVTMAGVTGVVFLWVLDRRQQALLLLAAVVGGFLLSFGMKAAFDRPRPDLTPHGSYVYTRSFPSGHAMAATCIYLSLGAILAELVRPRPLKVFLVVGAILLTVAVGISRVYLGVHWPTDVLAGWAAGGAWALGCWSVARLLHQGKIVIETDEPPEAAPHG from the coding sequence GTGGATTTCAAGCGACTCAAACAGAGACTCTTGAGCGAACCGGCCATCATCGGCGCCCTGATCCTGGCCTCCGGCGGGGTGTGGGCGTTCTGCGAGATCGCCGACGAGGTGCTCGAGGGCGACTCGCACGAGATCGACAAGCGGCTGGTGCTGGCGATGCGCAACGCCGACGACCTGACCGACCCGATCGGCCCGAAGTGGTTCGAGGAGATGATGCGCGACTTCACCGCGCTGGGCGGCGTGGCCGTGGTCACCATGGCCGGGGTGACCGGAGTGGTGTTCCTGTGGGTCCTCGATCGGCGCCAGCAGGCGCTCTTGCTGTTGGCGGCGGTCGTCGGCGGGTTCCTGTTGAGCTTCGGCATGAAGGCGGCGTTCGACCGCCCCCGGCCCGACCTCACGCCGCACGGCTCGTACGTCTACACGCGGAGCTTCCCCAGCGGCCACGCGATGGCCGCGACCTGCATCTACTTGTCGCTCGGCGCAATCCTGGCCGAGCTGGTCCGCCCCCGCCCGCTGAAGGTGTTCCTGGTGGTCGGCGCTATCCTGCTGACGGTCGCGGTGGGCATCAGCCGCGTCTACCTCGGCGTGCACTGGCCGACCGACGTGCTAGCCGGCTGGGCCGCCGGCGGCGCCTGGGCGCTAGGTTGCTGGTCGGTCGCGCGGTTGCTGCACCAGGGGAAGATTGTGATCGAGACCGACGAACCGCCGGAGGCAGCACCGCACGGCTAG
- a CDS encoding DUF1559 family PulG-like putative transporter gives MRRLSARPCRRAFTLVELLVVIAIIGVLVALLLPAVQAARAAARRTHCANNLKQLGLALHGHHAAKRSFPPAGEDYGWCRFPEQRRINHVRNYSGLLYLLPYLEESTLYDSFDRGAAAANVLTGNNACCSPTGALSPLLGDAVASGNTTVAATVLAMLACPADDGDPLLPATGSYSAGDPARQGVKTSYDFVVGDSLVCSLWERQPTDQRTMFGENSDSAARRVTDGLSHTIAVAETLRSVYNGSAPAWSFRGWAMPGVAIGVTKINVWQLPGDTTYEGRAGTLRSHSSAGSLHGDYCQVLMGDGAARVLREQTDPAVLAALATMAGEETSTDF, from the coding sequence ATGCGCCGCTTGTCGGCCCGTCCCTGCCGGCGGGCGTTTACCTTGGTTGAGCTGCTGGTGGTGATCGCCATCATCGGCGTGCTTGTTGCCCTGCTGCTGCCGGCGGTGCAGGCGGCGCGCGCGGCGGCGCGGCGGACGCACTGCGCCAACAACCTCAAGCAGCTCGGACTTGCGCTGCACGGCCACCACGCGGCCAAGCGGTCGTTCCCGCCGGCGGGCGAGGACTACGGCTGGTGCCGCTTCCCGGAGCAGCGCAGGATCAACCACGTCCGCAACTACAGCGGGCTGCTGTACCTGCTGCCGTACCTGGAAGAGAGCACGCTTTACGACAGCTTTGACCGAGGCGCCGCGGCCGCGAACGTGCTGACCGGCAACAACGCCTGCTGCTCGCCGACCGGGGCATTGTCGCCGCTGCTGGGCGACGCGGTCGCGAGCGGCAACACCACCGTGGCGGCCACGGTGCTCGCCATGCTCGCCTGCCCGGCCGACGATGGCGACCCGCTGCTGCCCGCCACGGGCAGCTACTCGGCGGGCGACCCCGCCCGGCAGGGCGTCAAGACAAGCTACGACTTTGTGGTCGGCGACAGCCTGGTGTGCTCCTTGTGGGAGCGCCAGCCGACCGACCAGAGGACGATGTTCGGCGAGAACAGCGACTCGGCCGCCCGCCGCGTCACCGACGGGCTGTCGCACACGATCGCGGTGGCCGAGACCCTCCGCAGCGTCTACAACGGCTCCGCGCCCGCGTGGTCGTTCCGCGGTTGGGCGATGCCCGGCGTGGCGATCGGCGTCACCAAGATCAATGTCTGGCAGCTGCCCGGCGACACGACCTACGAGGGCAGGGCGGGAACGCTCCGCTCGCACTCGTCGGCCGGCAGCCTGCACGGCGACTACTGCCAGGTGCTGATGGGCGACGGCGCCGCGCGGGTGCTGCGGGAGCAGACCGACCCGGCGGTGTTGGCGGCGCTCGCCACGATGGCCGGCGAGGAGACCTCCACCGACTTCTAG
- a CDS encoding PEP-CTERM sorting domain-containing protein has product MKQLCLITAAMLTASIAHAALLDSTFTNLDFDASTQAHFPDGWDSATYDIPGWQNATAITDGGIEFEGAWWGPLQEYSAFVKSGEGLYNLSSYVIQSGDVFDISTFAKRWNSNDAPEMVVTLFHGADASTNVIGSFNTGVLTDAWTEYGGTIAATAASVGQTLGVRVDGAGTWFTNFDELSISTVPEPTSLGVLGLGGLALACVRRRTAC; this is encoded by the coding sequence ATGAAGCAGCTTTGTCTCATCACCGCGGCTATGCTAACGGCGTCTATTGCGCACGCGGCCCTCCTTGACTCTACCTTTACAAACCTGGATTTCGACGCGTCGACTCAGGCCCACTTCCCGGACGGTTGGGATTCGGCGACCTACGACATCCCCGGCTGGCAGAACGCCACCGCGATCACCGACGGCGGCATCGAGTTCGAAGGCGCCTGGTGGGGCCCCCTTCAGGAGTACTCCGCCTTTGTGAAGTCGGGCGAGGGCCTCTACAACCTCAGCTCCTACGTCATTCAGAGCGGCGATGTGTTCGATATCTCGACCTTCGCCAAGCGGTGGAATTCCAACGACGCGCCCGAGATGGTCGTCACGCTGTTCCACGGCGCCGACGCGTCGACCAACGTGATCGGATCGTTCAACACCGGCGTCCTGACCGACGCCTGGACCGAGTACGGGGGCACGATCGCCGCCACCGCCGCGTCCGTTGGTCAGACCCTGGGCGTCCGCGTCGACGGCGCCGGGACCTGGTTCACCAACTTCGACGAGCTGTCGATCAGCACGGTTCCGGAGCCGACCTCGCTCGGCGTCCTCGGCCTCGGTGGCCTAGCCCTGGCCTGCGTCCGGCGCCGCACCGCCTGCTGA